DNA from Halorarum salinum:
CATCCCGACGTCGGTCCGGGCGACGATGGCCTGTTTCATGTCCCGTGAGTGGTCGCGGGCGGCGTATAGGTGCTGTCATCCGTACGGTGTGGTGAGAGCTGTGGGACGGGTATCGTCGGCGTGGTTGCCGTGCGTTTCGGCTCATTGGTCGGTTCGCGCGTCGCGGCTTGGTTTCTGAAAGTCCCTGCAACGCTCGGCTCATAGCTCGGTCAGGTCTTCGTGGAGCAGTTCCCGAAAGCCGCGGGGGCTTTCGGCTCCCGCGACCGCTGCTGCGCGCTTCACGCTCGCTCCGCTCGCGCTCCAGTGCTTGCAGGGTCGGGGTTCGCCGACAGCCGCGGCCCCTTTCAGTCCCGCCCGGACCGCACCCCATCCTCCCCAACCGGCGAGGACCCTCCCTTCGGTCGTGACCTCGCCTCACCTCGGAGCGAGCCCCTCGGAACTCACCCTCGCTGCGCTCGCGTGAGCCTCGCACGAGCGGCCGCGCTCCGCGCGGCCGCCGCGCGCCACGTGGACCGGTCAGTGCGGTGGCGCGTGCCGGCTGGCACAGAGGCCAGCCGGCACGCGCGCGAGGGACGAGCACCACAGCGGAGTGAGCGAAGCGAACGAAGCGAGGAGCGCAGGAGGCTGGGGAGGACGTGGCTGCAGTAGCGGTGGGTGGGACTGAAAGGGGCCGCGGGGCTGGACGAAGGCGCGGACCGTCGAGCACCGCAGACGAACGAGCGAAGCGAGTGAGCCGAGGAGCGCGGCGGCCGCACCGAGTCCAGCACCGCGGGGGCTTTCGAGTCACTATCGGAGGACGGAGGCGCACTGAACTGTCGGCACGCCGCACAGGAGACGTTCGAGGCGTTCCCCGTCGCGAAGTACACATCGGAGAACCGATTCCCGAAAACCCATAACCCACCCCCGAAAGCAACCACGCATGTCCGGTCCCCGCACGCCCCTCCTCCGCCCCCAGTCGTACTTCGAGTCACACGACGGCTCGCCGCCGCTGGGACACGCCGCCCTCGCCGTCGCGGTCGTCGCGGTCGTCACCGCCGGCGGCATCGGCCTCTTCCTCGCGGAGTTCGCCGGCGCCCTCGACGCGACCGTCGAGATGGAGAACCCCGAACACTCGCCCGAGTGGGCCTGCGAGAACTTCGAGGGGAGCGGGATGTCGACGCCCTCGGGCTGTGACCCCTCCGTCCCGGAGACGGTCGAACGGGACCTCGGCTCGCTGGTGTACGAGGAACTGTCGTGGCTGCCGTGGGCCGCCCTCTTCATCGTCCCGATCTTCTGGGCCGTCCAGGCGCTCGTGCTCCACGCGGGCGCCGCCGTGATCGGCGGCGAGGGGACGTTCGCTGACACGCTCGCGGTCGCCGGCTGGGGGATGGTGCCCAGCCTCGCCCGGGTGCTCGCCCTCGGCGCGCTCCTGATCTACCGGCTCCGGACGACGCCGCTCCCCGGCGACCCGGAGGGCGCAGTCGCCGCCCTGGAGGCCGCCTTCTCGGGGCTCGGCGCGGCGTCGATGGTCGCGGTGCTGGTCGTCGCCGTCTGGGCCGGGGCCGTGCGGGTGTACGGGCTCGCCGAGACCCACGACGTCCCCGTCGGCGAGGCGCTCGTCGTCGTCGCCGTGACCACCCTCGTCGGGTTCGTGTTCGAAGCGCTCTGATCGTCCGAACGGGGGGACGCCGGCGGTCGGAGGACGGGGACGCCGACCCCCGGTGCGGCGCGGTCGGCCGGCGACGAGGAGGTGGGTTTACGTCTCCCCGCGCCGGTCTTCGGCACATGATACTCGCGGACACCGACATCCTCGCGCGCCTCGGCGACGGGGACCTCGTGATCGACCCGCTCGCCGACGTTGACACGCAGGTACAGCCGGCGAGCGTCGATCTCAGGCTCGGCCTGGAGTTCCTCGAGTTCCGCAGGACGAACATCCCCTGCATCCACCCGAACGACGAGCGCGAGGTCGACGAGTACGTGACCGAGACCCACGTGCCCGAGGGCGACGACTTCATCCTCCACCCCGGTGACTTCGTCCTCGGCACGACCAAGGAGCGCGTCGAGATCCCCGACGACCTCGTGGCCCACGTCGAGGGGCGCTCCTCGCTCGGCCGGCTGGCCATCGTGGTCCACGCGACCGCCGGCCTCTGTGACCCGGGGTACCGCGGACAGATCACCCTCGAACTGTCGAACCTCGGGAACGCCCCCGTCGCGCTCTCGCCGGGGATGCGCGTCTCACAGCTCACCTTCACGGAGCTGAGATCGCCCGCCGACAGGCCGTACGGGAGCGAGCGCGGCTCCAAGTACCAGGGCCAGTCGGGTCCGCAGGCCTCCCGCATCGGCGACGACCCCGAGTTCCTCGGCTCGGGGGCGGCCGAGGACGCCGACGGCACGGCGGTGGAGTAGCGTGCGCTTCGTCGAGGAGGTCGTCGTCGACGAGTTCCTCCCCACCGTCCGGTCGATGCTCGCCGGGGAGCTCCGGGAGCGCGGGCTCACCCAGAGCGAGGTTGCCGAGGCGCTCGGCATCAGCCAGTCCGCCGTCTCGAAGTACGCCCACGGCGAGGTGGGCCGGCGCGAGGAGGTCCTGAACGACGAACGCATCCGCGAGCTGGTCGAGCGGGTCGCGGACGGGCTCGCCGAGGGCGACGTGAGCCCGGTCGCGGCGCTCGTCGAGTTCGAGGTGCTCATCCGGGAACTGGAGGAGGGCGACCTCCTCGCGGAGTTCCACGAGGAGGCGATGCCGGCGCTGGCCGGGGCCGAGTACGACTTCACGGTCCACGACCCCGAGAGCCGGCTCCGGGAGCGCGAGCGAACGCTCGCCTCGCTCAGGCGGGGGCTCCGGACGCTCACCAACGCCTCCGGGTTCGCGGGGCTCATCCCCAACGTCGGCTCGAACCTGGTCGAGTGCCTGCCCGACGCGGCCGGCATCGAGGACGTCGCCGCCATCCCGGGACGCATCTTCGACGTGAAGGGCCGGGCGACCGTCCCGGGCGAGCCCGAGTTCGGCGTGAGCCAGCACGTCGCCGGCGTGTTGCTCTCCGCCCGGGACGCCGGCGCCGACGTCCGCGCGGCCGTCGACGTTCGGTACGACGCCGACCTCGTCGACTCGCTCGAGGCGGCCGGCTACGAGTGCGTCGAGTTCGACCCGGAGGCGCCGACCGACCCGGTGAAGGCGGCGCTGTCCGGGTGCGACCTCGGCGAAACGTTCGTCGTCTACCAGTCGGGGGGGTTCGGCATCGAGCCGGTGTTGTACGTGCTCGGCCCCGACGCGCCGA
Protein-coding regions in this window:
- the dcd gene encoding dCTP deaminase, yielding MILADTDILARLGDGDLVIDPLADVDTQVQPASVDLRLGLEFLEFRRTNIPCIHPNDEREVDEYVTETHVPEGDDFILHPGDFVLGTTKERVEIPDDLVAHVEGRSSLGRLAIVVHATAGLCDPGYRGQITLELSNLGNAPVALSPGMRVSQLTFTELRSPADRPYGSERGSKYQGQSGPQASRIGDDPEFLGSGAAEDADGTAVE
- a CDS encoding Yip1 family protein — its product is MSGPRTPLLRPQSYFESHDGSPPLGHAALAVAVVAVVTAGGIGLFLAEFAGALDATVEMENPEHSPEWACENFEGSGMSTPSGCDPSVPETVERDLGSLVYEELSWLPWAALFIVPIFWAVQALVLHAGAAVIGGEGTFADTLAVAGWGMVPSLARVLALGALLIYRLRTTPLPGDPEGAVAALEAAFSGLGAASMVAVLVVAVWAGAVRVYGLAETHDVPVGEALVVVAVTTLVGFVFEAL
- a CDS encoding thiamine-phosphate synthase family protein, whose translation is MRFVEEVVVDEFLPTVRSMLAGELRERGLTQSEVAEALGISQSAVSKYAHGEVGRREEVLNDERIRELVERVADGLAEGDVSPVAALVEFEVLIRELEEGDLLAEFHEEAMPALAGAEYDFTVHDPESRLRERERTLASLRRGLRTLTNASGFAGLIPNVGSNLVECLPDAAGIEDVAAIPGRIFDVKGRATVPGEPEFGVSQHVAGVLLSARDAGADVRAAVDVRYDADLVDSLEAAGYECVEFDPEAPTDPVKAALSGCDLGETFVVYQSGGFGIEPVLYVLGPDAPTVAGVVRELL